One genomic window of Candidatus Pseudobacter hemicellulosilyticus includes the following:
- the pxpB gene encoding 5-oxoprolinase subunit PxpB — MKKYPDIFPLGDAAVTIELGDQIEEFVNNQVISMQDWFREHPFTGLKDCIPAYASLTLFYDPFIVYHCYQPDTTIAEWVSKLLDEAFRQCSGNPGKPTREHRIPVCYDTAFGPDLAFLASARQLNVEEVIQFHTTRSYRVFMIGFLPGFSYLGPVHQHIELGRKAQPVQVLPGSVGIAGAQTGIYPVNSPGGWHIIGRTPVKLFDPHAQDPVLLKTGDQVTFYPITASEFHEFSSSRLSTADGQP; from the coding sequence TTGAAAAAATATCCTGACATATTTCCCCTGGGCGATGCTGCTGTAACCATAGAACTGGGCGACCAGATTGAGGAATTTGTTAACAACCAGGTGATTTCCATGCAGGATTGGTTCCGGGAACATCCTTTTACGGGGCTGAAAGACTGCATCCCCGCCTATGCTTCCCTGACCCTTTTTTACGATCCTTTTATTGTTTACCACTGTTACCAGCCTGATACCACTATTGCGGAATGGGTGAGTAAGCTCCTGGACGAGGCCTTCCGCCAGTGTTCCGGGAACCCCGGGAAACCAACCCGGGAACACCGTATACCCGTATGTTATGATACCGCCTTCGGGCCCGACCTGGCTTTCCTGGCCAGCGCCCGGCAATTGAATGTGGAAGAAGTAATACAGTTCCATACCACCCGCTCATACCGGGTGTTCATGATAGGTTTTCTGCCAGGGTTTTCCTACCTGGGACCGGTGCACCAGCATATTGAGCTGGGAAGAAAGGCACAGCCCGTCCAGGTATTACCCGGCAGCGTAGGCATCGCCGGCGCGCAGACCGGCATTTACCCGGTCAACAGCCCCGGAGGCTGGCATATAATAGGCAGAACACCCGTGAAACTCTTTGATCCGCATGCTCAGGATCCAGTACTGTTGAAAACCGGCGATCAGGTGACCTTTTACCCGATCACAGCATCCGAATTCCATGAATTTAGCTCATCCCGGCTGTCAACAGCAGACGGACAACCCTAA
- a CDS encoding sigma-70 family RNA polymerase sigma factor → MADSSLYHLTPAHELVHAFNQRDEHAFARIYELYYGAVFFYAKKMLDPDQARDITAETFIDLWHGKRDFEHLGHVLSHLRIVARNKCVDRIRQKAREQALTEQLSYLSDQQDEILFRDSLIHSGILQQIEAEVDKLPPFHRSIFRLSYFDGLSNAEIAQQLQVKDSTVRTKKAEALRILRAALGNIDLPVFLWLLSRLLKNN, encoded by the coding sequence TTGGCCGATAGTAGTCTATACCACCTGACCCCTGCCCATGAACTGGTGCATGCTTTCAACCAACGGGACGAGCATGCCTTTGCCCGCATTTATGAGCTTTACTACGGCGCTGTTTTCTTCTATGCCAAAAAAATGCTGGATCCTGACCAGGCCAGGGATATCACTGCCGAAACCTTTATAGATCTCTGGCATGGTAAAAGGGATTTTGAACACCTGGGCCATGTGCTCAGTCACCTGCGTATTGTAGCCCGCAACAAATGCGTGGACCGCATCCGCCAGAAGGCCCGCGAGCAGGCGCTCACTGAACAGCTCAGTTACCTGTCCGACCAGCAGGACGAGATCCTTTTCCGGGACAGCCTCATCCACTCCGGCATCCTGCAGCAGATAGAAGCGGAAGTTGATAAACTGCCGCCATTCCACCGATCCATATTCAGGCTGAGTTATTTTGATGGGCTCTCCAATGCGGAGATCGCCCAACAACTGCAGGTAAAAGATAGTACTGTACGAACCAAGAAAGCAGAAGCCCTCCGCATACTGCGCGCCGCCCTGGGCAATATAGACCTCCCGGTCTTTTTATGGTTGCTGAGCCGCCTGCTAAAAAATAATTGA
- a CDS encoding SusC/RagA family TonB-linked outer membrane protein, with amino-acid sequence MPMIACSRSTAPPCPSMPGQQPAFVYRPLTARFFLSCLFLLVCASSLFARPTDTGVNINERNAPLERIFELIKSQTGYNFVYTEGFFKKARKVSIKVKDATLKDVLEICLRDQSFTYTILEADRLVVIREKEPVPVPMPLTVLLPKDIKGTVSNEKGEPIAGATINVKGSQQSAVTNEQGVFTLNGIADNAVLVVSNIGYDTKEIPVAGKTEVSIQLTIKIGALDDIVVIGYGTQRRAEVSTAISSVKAKDFVKGAVGDAAQLIRGKVAGLAVITPDGNPTATAQIKLRGVNSIANSASALILIDGVPGSFTSVAPEDIESIDVLKDGAAAAIYGTRGTGGVILITTRKVNGETPPTIDVNTYVTTQSITRKLDFMSADQYRELVAQGKPGAYDFGSNTNWLDEITRTPVSQVYNMSLRAGNRSTNYIVSMEYRKLQGIIDKSNNTVFFPRLEVNHAMFNNKLKLNMNVQGYAQSFNAISDGGSYRGDIYRNGITYNPTDPVRQPNGSWTQHTDKTDYVNPLSLLEETKGKNLNNSLRTIGSATFRPVTGLTLKLLGSRDLYNSVRGYYETKQHISTIRDGRNGFASRGTTRTTDDLMELTGEYARTLGDHQLTGLVGYSWRKYYSENYWMQNWDFPTDFYSYNNMGSGKALSRGQAPESSVAEESKLIGAFARINYNFRNRYLLMASIRREGSTRFGTDHKVGNFPAVSAGWDIAGENFMQKLAAVSMLKLRVGYGVTGTEPERMYRSLNLINFNSFAYHNGEWIQVVSQASNPNPDLRWEKKEEVNLGLDFGFLNNRITGSVDVYKRTIRDMIFYDYPVPVVPYLFNTITANAATMWNRGIEVVVNATAIESGKFSWNTSVNYAFNENKVTSFTNNRFQTLNRPMDVGSTGEPIQSTTHRLELNAPVGNFFGYRAVDIDDNGHWLIMGKDGKPKPIAQQQPDDKQVLGNGLPTQYLNFNNTFTYGNFDLNITMRGAFNFEILNMARMFYGVPSALNRGNVLTSAYDDIYGKRPLADNQEQQYVSYFIEKGDYWKIDNVTLGYNVPVSAAFVKRVRVYAAASNLATFTGYSGIDPEVSVGGTAPGVDDRNRYPAVRSFTFGAYLTF; translated from the coding sequence ATGCCAATGATTGCTTGCAGCAGGAGCACGGCTCCTCCATGCCCTTCCATGCCTGGTCAACAACCTGCTTTTGTTTACCGGCCCCTTACCGCCAGATTCTTCCTTAGTTGCCTTTTTCTCCTGGTTTGCGCCAGTTCCCTCTTTGCCCGGCCAACAGATACCGGCGTTAATATCAATGAGCGGAATGCGCCACTGGAAAGGATCTTTGAGCTTATCAAGAGCCAGACCGGCTATAATTTTGTCTATACCGAAGGCTTTTTCAAAAAAGCCCGTAAGGTTTCCATCAAAGTAAAAGATGCCACCCTCAAAGATGTGCTGGAGATCTGTCTCCGCGACCAGTCCTTTACCTATACCATCCTGGAAGCCGATCGCCTGGTGGTGATCAGGGAAAAAGAACCCGTACCTGTACCCATGCCTTTAACGGTCTTATTGCCCAAGGATATTAAAGGAACTGTCAGCAATGAAAAGGGTGAACCCATTGCCGGCGCCACCATCAATGTAAAAGGCAGCCAGCAATCCGCAGTCACCAATGAACAGGGTGTTTTTACGCTCAACGGCATTGCTGATAATGCCGTGCTGGTGGTGAGCAATATCGGCTATGATACCAAAGAAATTCCGGTAGCCGGAAAAACTGAGGTAAGCATCCAGCTCACTATTAAAATAGGAGCGCTGGATGATATAGTGGTGATTGGCTATGGCACCCAGCGCCGGGCCGAAGTGAGTACGGCCATATCTTCCGTGAAAGCCAAAGACTTTGTCAAAGGGGCCGTAGGCGATGCCGCCCAGCTGATCCGCGGTAAAGTGGCCGGCCTGGCTGTTATTACACCCGACGGCAATCCCACCGCCACCGCACAGATCAAACTCAGGGGCGTGAACTCTATTGCCAACAGCGCTTCCGCCTTAATCCTGATTGACGGTGTTCCCGGTTCTTTCACCTCGGTAGCGCCGGAAGACATTGAATCCATTGACGTATTGAAAGATGGGGCTGCCGCTGCCATCTATGGTACCCGCGGTACCGGCGGTGTGATCCTGATCACCACCCGTAAAGTGAATGGCGAAACACCGCCAACCATTGATGTCAATACGTATGTCACTACCCAGAGCATTACCAGGAAACTGGATTTCATGAGTGCGGACCAGTACCGTGAACTGGTGGCCCAGGGTAAACCCGGCGCCTATGATTTTGGGTCCAACACCAACTGGCTGGATGAGATCACCCGCACACCTGTATCACAGGTATACAATATGAGCCTGCGGGCCGGTAACCGTTCTACCAACTATATCGTGAGCATGGAGTACCGAAAGCTCCAGGGCATCATTGACAAAAGCAACAATACCGTTTTCTTCCCCCGCCTGGAAGTGAACCATGCTATGTTCAACAACAAATTAAAGCTGAACATGAATGTGCAGGGCTATGCCCAGAGCTTCAATGCCATTTCAGATGGTGGCAGCTACAGGGGGGATATCTACCGGAACGGGATCACCTATAATCCTACAGACCCCGTGCGCCAACCTAATGGCAGCTGGACACAGCATACCGATAAAACAGATTACGTAAACCCGTTATCCCTGCTGGAAGAGACCAAGGGGAAGAACCTGAACAACAGCCTGCGGACCATTGGCAGCGCCACTTTCCGGCCGGTCACTGGTTTAACCCTGAAACTGCTGGGCTCCCGCGATCTGTACAACAGCGTGCGCGGCTATTATGAAACCAAACAGCATATCTCCACCATCCGCGACGGCCGCAATGGTTTTGCCTCCCGCGGCACTACCCGTACTACGGACGACCTGATGGAATTAACCGGAGAATATGCCCGTACGCTCGGTGATCACCAGCTTACCGGCCTTGTTGGCTACAGCTGGCGGAAATATTATTCCGAGAACTACTGGATGCAGAACTGGGATTTCCCCACCGATTTCTATTCCTATAATAATATGGGCTCCGGTAAAGCGCTCAGTCGCGGCCAGGCGCCCGAATCCAGCGTTGCCGAAGAATCCAAGCTGATCGGCGCCTTTGCCCGGATCAACTATAATTTCCGCAACCGCTACCTGCTGATGGCCAGTATCCGCCGCGAGGGTTCCACCCGCTTCGGTACCGATCATAAAGTGGGTAATTTTCCGGCTGTATCTGCCGGCTGGGATATTGCCGGCGAAAATTTCATGCAAAAGCTGGCGGCTGTCAGCATGCTGAAACTCCGCGTCGGCTACGGCGTCACCGGTACGGAGCCTGAACGCATGTATCGCTCCCTCAACCTGATCAACTTCAACTCCTTTGCCTACCACAACGGAGAATGGATACAGGTGGTGAGCCAGGCCAGCAACCCCAATCCTGATCTGCGCTGGGAGAAAAAAGAAGAAGTGAATCTCGGGCTTGACTTTGGCTTCCTCAACAACCGCATCACCGGTTCAGTGGATGTCTACAAACGCACTATCCGTGATATGATCTTCTATGATTACCCGGTACCCGTAGTGCCTTATCTCTTCAACACCATCACCGCCAATGCTGCCACCATGTGGAACCGTGGTATTGAAGTAGTGGTCAATGCCACCGCCATTGAAAGCGGCAAATTCAGCTGGAACACTTCCGTGAACTATGCCTTCAATGAGAACAAAGTAACCTCCTTTACCAACAACAGGTTCCAGACCCTGAACAGGCCCATGGATGTAGGTTCCACCGGTGAGCCCATCCAGAGCACCACCCATCGCCTGGAGCTGAACGCACCCGTGGGGAATTTCTTTGGCTACCGCGCTGTGGACATTGACGACAATGGTCACTGGCTCATCATGGGCAAGGACGGCAAACCCAAACCTATTGCGCAACAGCAGCCGGACGACAAACAAGTCCTGGGCAACGGACTGCCTACCCAGTACCTCAATTTCAACAACACTTTTACTTACGGCAATTTTGATCTCAATATCACCATGCGCGGCGCGTTCAATTTCGAGATCCTGAACATGGCCCGCATGTTCTACGGAGTGCCTTCCGCATTGAACAGGGGCAATGTGCTGACCTCCGCCTATGATGATATCTATGGAAAAAGACCGCTGGCCGATAACCAGGAGCAGCAATACGTGAGCTATTTCATAGAAAAAGGCGATTACTGGAAGATTGACAACGTGACCCTTGGTTACAACGTACCAGTGTCCGCTGCTTTTGTGAAAAGGGTAAGGGTGTATGCCGCTGCCTCCAACCTGGCCACCTTCACCGGCTACAGCGGGATAGATCCTGAAGTGAGCGTTGGCGGTACTGCACCCGGTGTGGACGACAGGAACCGTTACCCGGCCGTGCGCTCTTTCACCTTTGGCGCCTACCTGACCTTTTAA
- a CDS encoding biotin-dependent carboxyltransferase family protein, with product MSFTVIKPGLLDTLQDTGRFGYGSVGINNGGAMDQYAARIANMLAGNNTQEAVIECHFPGPQLLFEQNALISITGADFQPMLNDEEIPLWRPIVVRRNTILHFNRLQSGARCYIAVHGGLNVQTWLNSYSTNLKAGAGGHDGRRLEKDDELTFKESQFYYAGLLREGRDHQVLRWRVDICQTYQYPNEFYITPGGEFNQLTDTAKEDLERNNFLIHPFSDRMGYRLKGVPLERNTTSESLSSAVSFGTLQLLPDGQLIVLMADHQTTGGYPRIGHVITAHLPKLAQLRPSDALHFKLISQARAEALLFTMQRELTIIQRSCHDHLNELVC from the coding sequence ATGTCCTTTACCGTTATCAAACCCGGCCTTTTAGATACCCTGCAGGATACCGGACGTTTTGGTTATGGCAGCGTTGGCATCAACAATGGCGGCGCCATGGATCAGTACGCCGCCCGTATAGCCAATATGCTGGCCGGCAACAATACCCAGGAAGCCGTGATAGAATGTCATTTCCCCGGCCCGCAGCTCCTCTTTGAACAGAATGCCCTGATCAGTATCACCGGCGCCGATTTCCAGCCCATGCTCAACGATGAAGAGATCCCTCTCTGGCGGCCCATAGTAGTGCGCCGTAATACCATCCTGCACTTCAACCGCCTGCAATCCGGCGCCCGCTGTTATATTGCCGTTCATGGCGGCCTCAATGTCCAGACATGGCTCAATAGTTACAGCACCAATCTCAAAGCCGGCGCCGGCGGCCATGATGGCCGGCGGCTGGAAAAGGACGATGAGCTGACCTTTAAAGAATCCCAGTTCTACTATGCCGGCCTGCTCCGGGAAGGACGGGATCACCAGGTGCTGCGCTGGCGCGTGGATATCTGCCAGACCTACCAATACCCCAACGAATTTTATATAACGCCCGGCGGCGAATTCAACCAGCTCACCGATACCGCCAAAGAAGACCTGGAACGGAATAATTTCCTCATTCATCCTTTTTCCGACCGGATGGGCTATCGCCTCAAAGGCGTCCCCCTGGAACGGAATACCACTTCAGAATCCCTGTCCTCCGCCGTCAGCTTCGGCACCCTTCAGCTGCTGCCGGACGGACAACTGATTGTCCTGATGGCGGATCACCAGACCACCGGCGGCTATCCCCGTATAGGTCATGTGATCACCGCCCACCTGCCCAAACTGGCGCAACTGAGACCCAGTGACGCCCTCCACTTTAAACTGATCAGCCAGGCCAGAGCCGAAGCCTTACTTTTTACCATGCAACGCGAACTAACGATTATACAACGCTCTTGTCACGATCACCTAAACGAATTGGTATGCTAA
- a CDS encoding RagB/SusD family nutrient uptake outer membrane protein produces MRLFNHTLTICISTACLLSACSKQLDEQVYSDLTSQGYTFTEADYYGVTTKVYTGLRSLWGEQDFYMAQESTTDAIVMPANGSGWDDGGLYKRMHLHGWNAEQSHVRNTWNKLFQGILNANTIIQQLETDEVPVPAAVGKAAAIAEIKAVRAFYYWLICDNFGDAPLVSTVTQELPENASRRQLYDFIVSELTASIPALTEEKNGITYGKFNKWVAKTVLANVYLNAKVYVGEDHWTDCLAQCNDIIGSNKYTLATNYRDNFLTDNVSSPETIFAIPFDQTLATNFYVHMYSWHAALRNKFDMTTTPYGAGSAKGVPQFIDTYDPEDQRLPDSWLMGQQFASNGTTALLGSYDKSGQPLVFTNSMPDGLYTGEADGYRMNKFEVALGAMRDLSNDFPFFRYSEVLLMKAECLLRTGKADEAATIVSDLRVRNFRSAPVKATVTGAQLEGNSKYQYGYVENGVVVDPGNTAVVPFGGMLDELGWEFAWEGHRRRDMIRFGTYTSKSWLSHKPAGDYRAVFPIPQEAINTNPKLIQNPDYN; encoded by the coding sequence ATGCGTTTATTCAATCATACACTCACTATATGCATCAGCACGGCCTGTTTGCTCAGCGCCTGCAGCAAACAGCTGGATGAACAGGTCTATTCCGACCTGACCTCACAAGGTTATACTTTTACAGAAGCAGACTATTATGGTGTCACTACCAAAGTGTATACCGGTCTGCGCAGCCTCTGGGGCGAACAGGATTTTTATATGGCGCAGGAATCTACCACGGACGCCATTGTGATGCCAGCCAATGGTTCAGGCTGGGACGATGGCGGCCTCTACAAACGGATGCACCTGCACGGCTGGAATGCGGAACAAAGTCATGTCCGCAATACCTGGAACAAACTGTTCCAGGGTATCCTCAATGCCAATACCATTATCCAGCAGCTGGAAACGGATGAAGTGCCTGTTCCTGCCGCTGTTGGCAAGGCTGCTGCTATTGCTGAGATAAAGGCGGTACGGGCTTTTTATTACTGGCTGATCTGTGATAATTTCGGCGATGCGCCCCTGGTATCCACCGTTACGCAGGAACTGCCGGAAAATGCAAGTCGCCGGCAACTCTATGATTTCATCGTGTCCGAACTGACCGCCAGTATCCCGGCCCTGACCGAAGAAAAGAACGGGATCACCTATGGCAAATTCAATAAATGGGTGGCCAAAACGGTACTCGCCAATGTTTACCTCAACGCAAAAGTATATGTCGGGGAAGATCACTGGACTGACTGCCTCGCCCAGTGCAACGATATCATTGGTTCGAACAAATATACCCTGGCTACTAACTACCGCGATAATTTCCTGACAGATAATGTCAGCTCACCGGAAACTATTTTCGCCATTCCTTTTGACCAGACCCTGGCCACCAATTTCTATGTACATATGTATTCCTGGCATGCGGCCCTGCGCAATAAATTTGATATGACCACCACGCCTTACGGCGCCGGGTCTGCCAAAGGCGTACCGCAGTTCATTGATACCTATGATCCCGAAGACCAGCGCCTGCCGGATTCCTGGCTCATGGGCCAGCAGTTTGCTTCCAACGGCACCACTGCCTTGTTAGGCAGTTATGATAAAAGCGGCCAGCCCCTGGTATTCACTAACTCCATGCCCGATGGCCTCTACACCGGTGAAGCCGACGGGTACCGGATGAACAAATTTGAAGTGGCCTTGGGTGCTATGCGCGACCTGAGCAATGATTTCCCTTTCTTCCGCTACAGTGAGGTGCTGCTGATGAAAGCCGAGTGCCTGCTGCGTACCGGTAAGGCTGATGAGGCCGCTACCATCGTCTCCGATCTGCGCGTTCGTAATTTCCGTTCAGCACCAGTAAAGGCCACGGTCACCGGCGCACAGCTGGAAGGCAATTCAAAATACCAGTACGGTTATGTAGAGAATGGGGTAGTGGTGGACCCCGGCAATACAGCGGTGGTGCCTTTTGGCGGCATGCTGGACGAGCTGGGCTGGGAATTTGCCTGGGAAGGACACCGCAGAAGAGATATGATCCGCTTTGGCACCTATACCAGCAAAAGCTGGTTATCGCATAAGCCTGCGGGTGACTACCGGGCTGTATTCCCCATTCCCCAGGAAGCCATCAATACCAATCCGAAACTTATCCAGAACCCAGACTATAATTAA
- a CDS encoding DUF4974 domain-containing protein yields MTDQTDFDSSSFISSLYLKQLKQELTEQEQAQLEAWRNANAASAAAIEAQLTGPQLLAGLQELKAARSYTDQQLMAAGVPLPTSIAASGRVRKMGWLRYAAAIILLIAAATTWLLLERKGTADPAGKGTTVIAANDVAPGGDRAILTLADGSTILLDSAANGTLAQQEGSAVRKLSNGQLEYVRTGASTRITYNKMTIPRGGQYRLNLSDGTKVWLNAESFIQYPTAFSGKDRVVKIGGEVYFEVADNKTKPFIVQVDQSEITVIGTQFNVKAYPDESGSYTTLVQGAIQLKTPQEKVMLQPGQQAQLLGNELHLLEQAPMEEVLAWKNNMFVFRRADIESIMKTLARWYNIEVVYKGKVDELFYARIPRNTPLSNALNALQLTDKVQFTIQGTTVTVSEK; encoded by the coding sequence ATGACCGATCAAACAGACTTTGACAGCAGTTCCTTCATCAGCAGTTTATACCTTAAACAGCTGAAGCAGGAGTTGACGGAACAGGAGCAGGCGCAACTGGAAGCCTGGCGGAACGCTAACGCGGCCTCAGCCGCGGCTATAGAAGCCCAGCTTACCGGCCCGCAGTTGCTGGCCGGTCTTCAGGAGCTGAAAGCAGCCCGGTCGTACACCGATCAGCAACTGATGGCAGCCGGTGTTCCCCTGCCCACCAGTATTGCTGCTTCCGGCAGGGTACGCAAAATGGGTTGGTTACGCTATGCGGCAGCCATTATACTGCTGATAGCCGCAGCTACCACCTGGCTATTGCTGGAGCGCAAAGGAACAGCTGATCCGGCCGGCAAGGGAACAACAGTCATTGCCGCCAATGATGTAGCGCCCGGGGGCGACAGGGCTATCCTGACGCTGGCGGATGGCAGCACTATCCTCCTGGACAGTGCCGCCAATGGCACACTGGCACAGCAGGAGGGTAGCGCCGTAAGAAAACTATCCAATGGGCAGTTGGAATATGTACGCACCGGCGCCAGCACCAGGATCACCTACAATAAGATGACCATCCCGCGTGGAGGACAGTATCGCCTCAACTTATCGGACGGTACAAAAGTCTGGCTGAATGCGGAATCTTTTATCCAGTATCCCACTGCTTTCAGCGGCAAAGACCGGGTGGTGAAAATAGGAGGTGAAGTTTATTTTGAAGTGGCGGACAACAAAACCAAACCATTTATTGTGCAGGTGGATCAATCCGAGATCACCGTCATCGGCACGCAATTCAATGTGAAAGCCTATCCCGATGAATCCGGCAGCTATACCACCCTGGTGCAGGGCGCTATCCAGCTGAAAACACCGCAGGAAAAGGTAATGCTCCAACCCGGTCAACAGGCACAATTATTGGGGAATGAACTACACCTGCTGGAACAGGCGCCCATGGAAGAAGTGCTGGCCTGGAAGAATAATATGTTTGTATTCCGGCGGGCAGATATTGAAAGCATTATGAAAACGCTGGCCCGCTGGTATAATATTGAGGTGGTCTATAAAGGGAAGGTGGATGAACTGTTCTATGCGCGGATCCCCCGGAATACACCACTCTCCAATGCACTGAATGCATTGCAGCTGACAGATAAAGTTCAATTCACCATACAGGGTACCACTGTTACGGTGAGTGAAAAATAA
- a CDS encoding LamB/YcsF family protein, with amino-acid sequence MLSIDLNCDLGESTHLWPYDIKNELALLPYISSMNLACGLHAGDPHTLHELVQAGLRANLRIGAHPGFNDRENFGRKELKIAPHKIYDLVLYQLGALQGFLSVHNGVMHHVKPHGALYNMAARDATLAAAIASAVKAFNPRLILMGLAGSQLIRMAEVVGLPTSSEVFADRSYQADGSLTPRDQPGALLDDPEKVVAQITQMLNSGSVTTVDGQEIPVFADTVCIHGDGSNALELAKAIHTAVQLTI; translated from the coding sequence ATGCTAAGCATTGACCTCAATTGCGACCTCGGAGAAAGCACCCATCTCTGGCCATATGATATTAAGAACGAACTTGCCCTCTTACCCTATATCAGCTCTATGAACCTGGCCTGCGGACTGCATGCCGGCGATCCCCATACCCTGCATGAACTGGTGCAGGCCGGCCTCCGCGCCAACCTGCGCATCGGCGCACATCCCGGCTTCAACGACCGCGAGAATTTTGGCCGTAAAGAACTCAAAATAGCACCCCATAAAATATATGACCTGGTCCTGTACCAGCTCGGCGCCCTGCAGGGCTTCCTCTCCGTGCATAACGGCGTCATGCATCATGTAAAACCACATGGAGCCTTATATAATATGGCCGCCCGTGATGCCACGCTGGCTGCAGCTATCGCTTCCGCAGTAAAAGCTTTCAATCCCCGGCTGATCCTCATGGGACTGGCCGGCAGCCAGCTGATCCGCATGGCGGAAGTGGTGGGACTGCCCACCTCCAGTGAAGTTTTTGCGGACCGCAGCTACCAGGCCGATGGTAGTCTCACCCCGCGCGACCAGCCCGGCGCCCTGCTGGACGACCCGGAAAAAGTAGTGGCCCAGATCACCCAGATGCTGAACAGCGGCTCCGTGACCACCGTAGATGGACAGGAGATCCCTGTATTTGCAGATACCGTCTGCATTCACGGCGATGGGTCCAATGCCCTGGAACTGGCCAAAGCCATTCATACGGCTGTGCAGCTGACCATATAG